The DNA region CGAGCTCTAGTATTAGGCTAAGGCGGTGAGCCTGGGGGCGTGTTCTACCTCCTTCTACACCAATTGGAATGACGAAAGCCCTTAGCGAGAAGAGGCTGATTGGTCAGTTATAGGGGCCGCGCGCACGCCGCTCCTGGGGCGGAGCCTCCCACCGACCGGCAGGGGGCGCGCGCCTGACGAAGAGGCGACACTCGCATGGAGGGGGCGGAGGCCGAGGAGCAGGAGTGGGCCGCAGTGGCCCGGGACCTGCTGGCCCTGGGGTAAGGGGAACCGGGTGTGGCTGGGGGTGCAGGAAGGGTCAGGTCTTCCCTCAGAAATTCCTACTAACCTCTCCCATACCCTCCCGCTCTTTCGGCGGCGCCGCAGGTATGAGGGTTGCCCGGGGTCGGCGTCGCCGGGCACATCGTGCCCAGAATTCAGGGCGCTGTGCGCGCGGCTGGCGGCGGAGCTGGCGACTCTGGGTGCCCTGGAGCGGGAGCGAGAGGAGGGCACGGAGGCGTTGAGCGCCGGCGACGGTACGCATGGAGGGAGGTCGGGAGGTTTGGAGCCTTGGGTGCCGCCGCCACGCCCTGACCATCTCCCGCCTCCAGTAGGTCCCGGCGCTGAGGAGGAATTCCTGCGGCAGTTGGCCGGCCTGTTGCGGGAGTTGCACTGCCCGGACCGCGAGCTCTGCGGCGGGGACTGCGCGGCCTCACTGCGGGAACCCAACGCGCGCTTGCGCCTGCTGCGTGAGCTGGGGGGCGGGCCGGGATGCGGAAGTGGGCGAGGCTACAGCCTCTAGCGGGGCGGGCTCCGCACGTTGAGGTGGAACCAGGATTCCCCCAGTCCCCAGGGGGCATGCTCAAAACTTTGAGGCGTTCGAGCGGGTGGGAGGCGGGTGGAGTAGAACACTGGGGCGGGCTAAGGGCTCTGAGGTGGGCGGGGTTAGGATTCTGAAGGAGGTTCTCGAAGCTCAGGTAAATTGGGTAACGGAGTCTGACAGGGTGGTTCCGAAGTGGGCAGGGTTTGAATTCTGCAGAAGGAGCTAGGTCTCGAAGTGGGGAGAGCTTATCCTGGTGGTGGAGTCCGGGCTCTAGATGGGTGCAACTAGGAGGCGGGAAGTTTCGAAGCCGCTTGAACTTTTCGACCCGGGTAGGTGGGGTGGTGGCCCTCCTTGATtgcactgctcctttcccctactTTTAGGCTTTCTCTGCTCCGAGGTCCAGGCCACCCGCCTCCTCCGCCTGCGCTCCCGTCTGGATCCCAACCCTGAGCCAttctgtggggagggggcaaaGGAGGGACCTGACATGGTCCAGGAACTGATCCTTACTCTCCAAGCCCTGGGGCTGCCCAGACCCACGCGGGGGACCCTAGCCTGTCAGCTGCTTCGGGATTTGCATGCCAAGGTAGCCAGAGTCCCCTCCACACCGGGGTCACCCCACCTTCCTCGCAGGGGGAGAGCCCCCTCTCCAAAAGAGGCTCCAGGAGGAGTGCCACCCCCTCTGATGTTTTCATCAGCAGAATTGTGACTGCCATTCTTGGTTCTATGGCCGGAGTCCTCAGGGTCATAGGGAACTGGGGTTCACAGAGTAGTCTATCCGATTTCTGTGCAGTTAACTCtatcttcctccttctcccatcAGATCTCCGAGCTGCTGCCTTCCCTGCCCCCAGAGTACCTGCAGCCCCTCCTCAACCACCCACTGGACACACCCAGATGGGTAAGGTTGTGTATGGCTTTAAGTGAAGGGTGTTCTCATCCAGAGGTGAGAGTGAGGTCGACCCCTGGCGTGACTGAGACCTTTCCCCCCAGGAAGCGTTGGCGTCTCTGTCCCAAAGCCTGCGGGATCAGTACGGCTGCCGCCGTTGCCTCCTCCTCAAGCGCCTTGACCTCACCACATCTGCTTTCCACTGGAGTGATCGGGCTGAGgtgtgggcagaagacctaggCGGGAGCAGTTGTGGGAGCTGCGACTGCAgcggggaggaagggagggccaGGAATATGACCCTCTTGCTGATTCTGAGACCTAGGACAGTTTAGAATCCTGAGGTTGGGGATCTGGAatctctgggtccccagggcatTCTAGAATTTCCTGGTCTGAGCAGGGAGGGTATTTAGAGCAGTACTCCTTATTAAAAGATGtgagggccttccctggcagctcagtggttaagactctgtgcttcccttgcagagggcaggggttcaatccctggttggggagctaggatccctgGTGCTGCATGCTGCGTGGCATGCCTCCTCCCCaaaaaaacatacataaaagATGTAGGAAGCATATAACAttctaagtcaactatactttgataaacaaaaatcataatgaaatattaaaaaaaaaaaaaaaaagatgtgggcctgagaagggaagagagatA from Cervus elaphus chromosome 4, mCerEla1.1, whole genome shotgun sequence includes:
- the FAM98C gene encoding protein FAM98C isoform X2; translated protein: MEGAEAEEQEWAAVARDLLALGYEGCPGSASPGTSCPEFRALCARLAAELATLGALEREREEGTEALSAGDGPGAEEEFLRQLAGLLRELHCPDRELCGGDCAASLREPNARLRLLRFLCSEVQATRLLRLRSRLDPNPEPFCGEGAKEGPDMVQELILTLQALGLPRPTRGTLACQLLRDLHAKISELLPSLPPEYLQPLLNHPLDTPRWEALASLSQSLRDQYGCRRCLLLKRLDLTTSAFHWSDRAEAQGEAMKAVLIPIREALTSESDVSIAHVLAARADLSRLVPATSKTARRGTCCAINKVLMGSVPDRGGRPNELEAPMPSWQSRREDGGGRKAGRQCWGRKKKKK
- the FAM98C gene encoding protein FAM98C isoform X1 yields the protein MEGAEAEEQEWAAVARDLLALGYEGCPGSASPGTSCPEFRALCARLAAELATLGALEREREEGTEALSAGDVGPGAEEEFLRQLAGLLRELHCPDRELCGGDCAASLREPNARLRLLRFLCSEVQATRLLRLRSRLDPNPEPFCGEGAKEGPDMVQELILTLQALGLPRPTRGTLACQLLRDLHAKISELLPSLPPEYLQPLLNHPLDTPRWEALASLSQSLRDQYGCRRCLLLKRLDLTTSAFHWSDRAEAQGEAMKAVLIPIREALTSESDVSIAHVLAARADLSRLVPATSKTARRGTCCAINKVLMGSVPDRGGRPNELEAPMPSWQSRREDGGGRKAGRQCWGRKKKKK
- the FAM98C gene encoding protein FAM98C isoform X3; translated protein: MEGAEAEEQEWAAVARDLLALGYEGCPGSASPGTSCPEFRALCARLAAELATLGALEREREEGTEALSAGDVGPGAEEEFLRQLAGLLRELHCPDRELCGGDCAASLREPNARLRLLRFLCSEVQATRLLRLRSRLDPNPEPFCGEGAKEGPDMVQELILTLQALGLPRPTRGTLACQLLRDLHAKISELLPSLPPEYLQPLLNHPLDTPRWAQGEAMKAVLIPIREALTSESDVSIAHVLAARADLSRLVPATSKTARRGTCCAINKVLMGSVPDRGGRPNELEAPMPSWQSRREDGGGRKAGRQCWGRKKKKK